From the genome of Pseudomonadota bacterium, one region includes:
- a CDS encoding hybrid sensor histidine kinase/response regulator: MTTQNQIDMADLSMLDLFRIEAENYTKILEAGLVGVEQNQTPEKIEPLMRAAHSIKGAARIVGLDAVVGIAHAMEDVLSTAQQGKLKLAAEHIDMLLRGNDLFLHLTTIDIAAIPEWLAGQSEAIDLLSLNLREILTGQSTAAPENKPAAAGSEVQGKKELTLPEAPEKNILATEVSGPPVNQDVTLKARPEEKSEESFVRVASESLNRLMGFAGECLVQARSTKPFSTSLLKMKDGHLELGSALEEIFEFTKNKSIPKEIQEKFGESLKQLDQIRDLLVTQIVDFELFSRNLEHLADRLYGEVVAIRMRPFSDGLPGFPRMVRDLAKSMGKKVAFRIIGESTKVDRDILEKLEAPLTHLLRNAIDHGLETPEERITANKPPEGTLILEARHSSGTLNIRLTEDGRGIDAERIRRKVVEKGHASKEMAANLTEGELLDFLFLPGFTTAKKITEVSGRGVGLDVVLSMVQKVGGSVRVETKPGSGTSFYLQLPLTLSVLRALLVDICGEPYAIPLSRIDRILQSDQNNLKILEDKQFYTFENEHIGIVDAHQVLRMPASDERYPGLYIVVISDRLNQYGLVVDRFLGERELVVIPLDTRLGSIPNISAGTILEDGSPVLILDVDDLVRSIDNLLTHSKLQKVGDRKEVAGGFRKRILVVDDSLTVREVERRLLENSGYDVTVAVDGVDGWNTLALNRFDLVISDIDMPRMNGIELIKKIKGDPNLRSLPIIIVSYKDREEDRMMGLEAGADYYLTKSSFHDESLNNAVLDLIGEP, encoded by the coding sequence TTGACAACACAAAACCAAATCGATATGGCCGATCTTTCCATGCTCGATCTCTTCCGTATAGAAGCAGAAAATTATACAAAAATACTGGAAGCTGGACTTGTTGGGGTCGAACAGAACCAGACGCCTGAAAAGATTGAGCCCCTTATGCGCGCAGCCCATTCGATCAAAGGTGCAGCACGCATTGTAGGTCTGGATGCTGTTGTCGGGATTGCTCATGCCATGGAGGACGTTCTTTCTACAGCTCAGCAAGGCAAGCTCAAGCTTGCTGCCGAGCATATTGACATGCTCTTGCGCGGTAACGATTTATTCCTCCATCTCACAACAATCGATATCGCCGCCATTCCTGAATGGCTTGCCGGTCAATCAGAAGCAATAGATTTATTAAGCCTCAATCTGAGAGAGATTCTCACAGGCCAGTCCACGGCAGCGCCTGAAAACAAACCGGCGGCAGCAGGGTCTGAGGTTCAGGGAAAGAAAGAATTGACTCTGCCTGAAGCACCTGAGAAAAATATATTGGCGACCGAGGTATCCGGTCCCCCTGTAAACCAGGATGTAACATTAAAGGCCAGGCCTGAAGAAAAAAGCGAAGAGAGTTTTGTTCGTGTTGCTTCGGAAAGTTTAAATCGTCTTATGGGATTTGCCGGCGAATGTCTTGTACAGGCAAGATCGACAAAACCTTTTTCAACCTCCTTGCTAAAAATGAAAGATGGACATCTTGAATTGGGCAGCGCATTAGAGGAGATATTCGAATTTACAAAAAACAAATCTATCCCGAAAGAAATCCAGGAAAAATTTGGTGAATCTTTAAAACAACTTGACCAGATAAGAGATCTTCTCGTTACACAGATAGTGGATTTTGAGCTTTTTTCACGCAACCTTGAGCACCTTGCCGACAGGTTATACGGAGAGGTTGTTGCAATCAGGATGAGACCTTTTTCAGATGGTTTGCCTGGATTTCCCCGCATGGTCCGTGATCTTGCCAAGAGTATGGGAAAAAAGGTTGCCTTCCGGATTATTGGAGAGTCAACAAAAGTAGACAGGGATATCCTTGAAAAATTAGAAGCCCCTTTGACCCATCTTCTCCGCAATGCTATAGATCATGGACTGGAAACGCCTGAAGAGCGTATCACAGCAAATAAACCTCCTGAAGGTACTTTGATTCTTGAGGCACGGCACAGTTCCGGCACATTAAATATCAGACTGACTGAAGACGGAAGGGGGATTGATGCAGAGAGGATCCGCCGGAAAGTAGTTGAAAAAGGTCATGCATCAAAGGAAATGGCGGCTAATCTTACTGAGGGAGAACTTCTGGATTTCCTTTTTCTGCCCGGTTTCACAACAGCAAAAAAAATTACCGAGGTTTCCGGCCGCGGGGTAGGTCTCGATGTGGTACTATCCATGGTTCAGAAGGTGGGCGGTTCAGTGAGGGTGGAGACAAAACCCGGCAGCGGCACTTCTTTTTATTTACAGCTCCCGTTGACCTTATCTGTCCTCCGGGCGTTGCTGGTGGATATCTGCGGTGAGCCCTATGCTATTCCATTAAGCCGTATTGACCGTATTCTGCAATCCGATCAGAACAACCTTAAGATATTAGAGGATAAACAATTCTACACATTTGAAAATGAACATATCGGCATAGTAGACGCACACCAGGTTCTTAGAATGCCTGCTTCTGATGAGCGTTATCCCGGATTGTATATTGTGGTTATCAGCGATCGTTTAAATCAATATGGTCTGGTTGTGGACAGATTTCTCGGTGAGCGTGAACTGGTAGTTATTCCCCTTGACACCCGTCTCGGAAGCATACCCAATATCAGTGCAGGCACAATCCTCGAGGATGGCTCTCCGGTTCTTATTCTTGATGTAGATGACCTTGTCCGTTCTATTGATAATCTGCTGACCCATAGCAAACTTCAAAAGGTCGGCGACAGAAAGGAAGTGGCAGGAGGTTTCAGGAAACGTATACTTGTAGTGGATGATTCATTGACGGTGCGTGAAGTGGAACGAAGACTCCTTGAAAACAGCGGCTATGATGTTACGGTAGCCGTAGATGGCGTGGATGGCTGGAATACCCTTGCGTTGAATAGATTTGATCTGGTTATCTCCGATATAGATATGCCCCGTATGAACGGCATAGAACTCATAAAGAAGATAAAGGGTGATCCCAACCTGAGAAGTTTGCCAATAATTATAGTTTCTTACAAGGACAGAGAGGAAGATAGAATGATGGGTCTTGAGGCCGGTGCCGATTATTATCTGACGAAGAGCAGCTTCCATGATGAAAGCTTGAATAATGCGGTTCTGGATCTGATCGGAGAACCGTAA
- a CDS encoding chemotaxis protein CheW: MNKKNNISLLQCWKQIGVFGDFSCPKLVDIVHCRNCDEYNKTGRTLFDREVSEEFLEEWTKNLTGIKETEALDTISVIIMRIKNEWLALKTIFLQETTNLRVLHHVPFKTNNVFKGIVNINGELLLCISLADLLEYTLEEEKGEDNTAVYKRMVVINKDGERYVFPVDEVLGIYRIPSSDLKEPPVTLSKSPMTLVEGIFNLNEKKVGLLGEDKLIHALKRSLGN, from the coding sequence ATGAATAAGAAAAACAATATCAGTCTTCTACAGTGCTGGAAACAAATCGGTGTTTTTGGAGATTTTTCCTGTCCGAAGCTTGTTGATATCGTTCACTGCCGTAACTGCGACGAATACAATAAAACCGGCAGAACACTTTTTGACCGTGAGGTTTCAGAGGAATTTCTTGAAGAGTGGACAAAAAACCTTACCGGCATTAAAGAAACTGAGGCACTTGATACCATATCGGTAATTATCATGAGGATAAAGAATGAGTGGCTTGCGCTGAAAACAATCTTTCTACAGGAGACTACTAATTTGCGTGTTCTTCACCATGTACCTTTTAAAACGAACAATGTTTTTAAGGGGATTGTGAATATAAACGGAGAACTGCTTCTCTGCATTTCTTTAGCCGATCTGTTGGAATATACACTGGAAGAGGAAAAAGGGGAAGACAACACAGCGGTCTATAAGCGTATGGTGGTAATAAATAAAGACGGTGAACGATATGTCTTTCCCGTCGATGAAGTCCTTGGCATATATCGTATACCGTCATCGGATTTGAAAGAACCCCCTGTGACATTGTCCAAATCCCCCATGACACTCGTTGAAGGAATCTTCAATTTGAATGAAAAGAAAGTCGGTTTGCTGGGTGAGGATAAATTGATTCATGCTTTGAAAAGGAGCCTGGGAAATTGA
- a CDS encoding chemotaxis protein CheW: MLFLIFEIDNERYCLEVSSIIEVTPMVVFKKIPHVPAYFSGLFNYRGTIVPVIDLSVLISGKPSKPFFSTRVILVDYVGIDKNHHILGLLAERATETIFCNEESFQPPGIEVDEAKYLGDVIFDEKGMIQRIRIEKLPPETIQGYEFDALQENNDITIL, encoded by the coding sequence ATGCTTTTTCTTATTTTTGAGATAGATAATGAGCGTTATTGCCTGGAAGTTTCCAGCATTATTGAAGTTACGCCTATGGTTGTTTTTAAGAAAATTCCTCACGTCCCTGCGTACTTCTCAGGATTATTCAATTACCGCGGAACCATTGTGCCTGTAATTGATCTTTCGGTTTTAATTTCCGGGAAACCTTCAAAGCCGTTTTTCAGCACCCGCGTAATATTGGTTGATTATGTGGGTATTGACAAGAATCACCATATTCTCGGACTTTTAGCTGAGCGGGCCACGGAAACAATATTCTGCAACGAAGAATCATTCCAGCCGCCAGGGATAGAAGTTGATGAGGCGAAATATCTCGGCGATGTTATCTTTGACGAGAAGGGTATGATCCAAAGAATAAGAATAGAAAAACTACCTCCTGAAACAATACAGGGGTATGAATTTGATGCATTACAGGAAAACAATGACATTACCATATTATGA
- a CDS encoding methyl-accepting chemotaxis protein, with product MKIYFNRFTILEKIFVGSIIFALPIIVLLSYMVSGFNHDISFARLESCGNKLLMPLETIAELIPKHQLLVRLHIEGDKNAEEKINLLAQDIEKQFSILQTEGRKSEDLLQISEKNLKAAGIEHGHISEIYKKWQGLRSNWKNNGTTENDDAHEVMILRPVCELIKRVGDTSNMVLDPSLDTTYLIDIGLLTMPKIQEKLGLFMLFAESVIYKGYTSQEDRIKFAVFSAMLEDELKHINQSVETILRESKKLHDADTLLQKNIPPLLEEYKTSIIPFLFILKRFSNDPNFKIPAMEFFESAKNVLDSGARLRETSMLELQGLLDKREKSFVNKRFSALFMSLSMLFFASVIVVVISQGITRSLRRVIDIAGEIAEGNLKKAMEDLDKTRRIDLHLQEKTEGHIENHRNEIHRLFRAIATMTSSLYALLIQVGKSGIQVSTSSVQIAASARQLEATVAEQASSINEVSATSNEISATSQEFAKTMNIVSKMASEAAEMASASMSSLSDINTTMKKLLENTTESSGKLRVVNEKMDNITQVITTITKVANQINLLSLNAAIEAEKAGEYGIGFSVVAREIRRLADQTAVSALDIEGMIMETREAMRDGARAVELYTDQTRTSTERIAEISVDLLRAIEHTQELVPQFESVNQGMQMQSQSASQISESMGHLNQAARQTRDSLIEFRGVTEQLNTAVKDLENEVTRFSINS from the coding sequence ATGAAAATATACTTTAATAGATTTACGATTTTAGAAAAAATCTTTGTTGGAAGCATTATTTTTGCTCTGCCGATCATTGTCCTCCTTTCTTATATGGTTTCAGGGTTTAACCATGACATTAGTTTTGCCCGCCTCGAATCCTGTGGAAATAAGCTGCTCATGCCCCTGGAAACTATTGCTGAACTCATCCCTAAGCATCAATTGCTGGTACGCCTCCATATTGAAGGAGATAAAAATGCGGAAGAAAAAATAAACCTTCTCGCCCAGGATATAGAAAAACAATTTTCCATTCTTCAAACAGAGGGGAGAAAATCGGAAGACCTGCTGCAGATTAGTGAAAAGAACCTGAAGGCTGCGGGTATTGAGCATGGTCATATTTCGGAGATATACAAAAAATGGCAGGGACTACGTTCTAACTGGAAAAATAACGGAACCACCGAGAATGACGACGCCCATGAAGTAATGATACTAAGACCGGTTTGTGAGTTAATCAAAAGGGTTGGGGATACATCAAACATGGTCCTTGATCCAAGTTTGGATACTACCTATTTAATCGATATCGGGCTTCTCACTATGCCGAAAATTCAGGAAAAACTCGGTTTATTCATGCTTTTTGCAGAATCTGTGATTTACAAGGGTTATACATCCCAGGAAGACAGGATAAAATTTGCTGTTTTTTCTGCCATGCTTGAAGACGAACTTAAGCATATCAACCAGAGTGTGGAAACAATACTTAGAGAAAGTAAAAAATTACATGATGCCGATACTTTGCTTCAAAAAAACATTCCTCCTTTGTTGGAAGAATACAAAACATCTATTATCCCTTTTCTTTTTATATTGAAACGTTTTTCCAACGATCCTAATTTCAAAATACCGGCTATGGAATTTTTTGAATCTGCAAAAAATGTGCTTGATTCAGGCGCCAGACTCAGGGAAACGTCTATGCTGGAGTTGCAGGGACTGCTCGATAAAAGAGAAAAAAGTTTTGTAAATAAGAGATTTTCAGCACTTTTCATGAGCCTGAGCATGTTGTTTTTTGCTTCGGTTATAGTTGTTGTTATCTCCCAGGGGATTACCAGGTCTCTTAGAAGGGTAATAGATATTGCCGGAGAAATTGCCGAAGGAAATTTAAAAAAAGCAATGGAAGACCTTGATAAAACAAGGAGAATTGACCTCCATTTACAAGAAAAAACTGAAGGACATATAGAAAATCATAGAAACGAAATCCACCGGCTTTTTCGTGCAATAGCCACTATGACTTCAAGCCTTTATGCATTGCTTATACAGGTAGGCAAATCAGGTATTCAGGTGAGCACATCATCTGTTCAGATAGCAGCATCAGCAAGGCAGCTTGAAGCAACTGTTGCTGAGCAGGCCTCATCAATCAATGAAGTAAGTGCAACAAGCAATGAAATTTCCGCTACTTCACAAGAATTTGCAAAAACCATGAATATAGTATCGAAAATGGCTTCGGAAGCCGCAGAGATGGCGAGCGCCAGTATGTCCAGTCTGTCTGATATAAATACAACCATGAAGAAGCTTCTGGAAAATACAACGGAAAGCTCCGGGAAATTAAGAGTGGTAAATGAAAAGATGGATAATATTACCCAGGTAATCACAACCATTACAAAAGTGGCAAACCAGATTAACCTCCTCTCTCTCAACGCAGCTATTGAAGCAGAAAAAGCCGGAGAATACGGCATCGGATTTTCCGTAGTCGCGCGGGAAATCAGGCGTCTTGCAGATCAAACTGCCGTGTCTGCTCTGGATATAGAAGGTATGATCATGGAAACCAGGGAAGCAATGAGGGACGGTGCCCGTGCTGTCGAACTATATACGGACCAGACGCGGACAAGCACAGAGAGGATTGCGGAAATCAGCGTAGATTTATTGAGGGCTATTGAGCATACTCAGGAGCTGGTACCACAATTTGAGTCTGTAAACCAGGGAATGCAGATGCAATCTCAGAGCGCCTCCCAAATCAGTGAGTCCATGGGACATCTCAATCAGGCTGCCAGACAGACCAGAGACTCCTTGATTGAATTCAGAGGCGTTACCGAACAACTTAACACTGCAGTAAAAGATCTGGAGAATGAGGTAACCCGATTTTCCATAAACTCATAG